The Papio anubis isolate 15944 unplaced genomic scaffold, Panubis1.0 scaffold524, whole genome shotgun sequence genome has a window encoding:
- the LOC116273296 gene encoding piwi-like protein 3, with protein sequence MLGLIILFQVKANSQGDWSREIRELPLLNAMPLHSWLILHSRSSHREAMSLKSHLQSVTAPMGITMKPAEMIEVDGDANSYIDTLRKYTRPTLQMVICILPNDDKHRYDSIKRYLCTKCPIPSQCVVKKTLEKVQARTIVTKIAQQMNCKMGGALWKVETDVQRTMFVGIDCFHDIVNRQKSIAGFVASTNAELTKWYSQCVIQKTGEELVKELQTCLKAALDVWCKNESSMPHSIIVYRDGVGDGQLQALLDHEAKKMSTYLKTLSPNNFTLAFIVVKKRINTRFFLKRGSDFQNPPPGTVIDIELTRNEWYDFFIVSQSVQDGTVTPTHYNVIYDTIGLSPNTVQRLTYCLCHMYYNLPGIIRVPAPCHYAHKLAYLVGQSIHQEPNRSLSTRLFYL encoded by the exons ATGCTAGGTCTTATCATTCTTTTCCAGGTTAAAGCCAATTCACAAGGAGACTGGTCAAGAGAAATAAGAGAATTACCATTACTTAATGCAATGCCGCTACATAGTTGGCTCATACTCCATAGTAGGAGCAGTCACAGGGAAGCCATGTCCTTAAAGAGTCATCTACAGAGTGTCACAGCCCCCATGGGCATAACTATGAAACCAGCAGAAAT GATTGAAGTAGATGGGGATGCTAACTCCTATATAGACACATTACGGAAATATACCAGACCAACACTGCAGATG GTGATTTGTATCCTGCCCAATGATGACAAACACAGATATGACAGTATAAAAAGATACCTATGTACCAAATGCCCGATTCCAAGCCAATGTGTAGTGAAAAAGACCTTAGAAAAAGTCCAGGCAAGAACCATTGTCACCAAGATTGCCCAGCAGATGAACTGCAAGATGGGAGGAGCCCTCTGGAAGGTGGAGACTGAT GTACAAAGAACAATGTTCGTTGGCATTGATTGTTTCCATGATATCGTAAATCGACAGAAATCAATAGCAGGATTTGTGGCAAGTACCAATGCTGAATTAACAAA GTGGTACTCTCAATGTGTCATCCAGAAAACAGGAGAAGAGCTTGTGAAAGAGCTGCAGACCTGCTTGAAAG CTGCCCTGGATGTCTGGTGTAAAAACGAATCATCAATGCCACATTCTATTATTGTGTATCGGGACGGAGTGGGAGATGGTCAGCTTCAAGCATTGCTTGACCATGAAGCGAAAAAGATGTCGACCTACTTAAAAACCCTCTCTCCTAACAA tttcactcTAGCTTTCATTGTGGTGAAGAAACGAATAAACACTAGATTTTTTCTTAAGCGTGGAAGCGATTTTCAAAATCCACCTCCAGGAACAGTTATTGACATAGAGTTGACTAGGAATGAATG GTATGACTTTTTTATTGTGAGTCAGTCTGTGCAAGATGGAACTGTTACCCCCACTCATTATAACGTCATCTATGACACGATTGGCTTGAGCCCAAATACAGTACAGCGTTTAACATACTGTCTATGCCACATGTATTATAATTTGCCA GGCATCATTCGAGTTCCAGCGCCTTGCCACTATGCCCACAAGCTGGCTTACCTCGTGGGACAGTCCATTCACCAGGAACCGAATCGTTCCCTGTCAACCCGTCTCTTTTACCTTTGA